A single window of uncultured Pseudodesulfovibrio sp. DNA harbors:
- a CDS encoding LuxR C-terminal-related transcriptional regulator — MSSDYILYTKLQRVLIGADIVARERLIDLLESGVDRPLSLLSAPAGYGKSTLASQWVGDSVYNHSWLSMDSDHNDFHLFLKYFIAAIKQNFPESGFHIETMLEADPLPPAKDLTACLLNDLHWLPERFIYVLDDLHRTSNPLVHEFLASLLEHPSPKMHLVVLTRKEPPLPIAAMRGLGQVTEIIGADLRFTSSEVVEFLNLMLGKSVEEKVAALLEDKTEGWPVGLRLVGLYLQGQDQHEALVRELSGSSKFISEYLFAEITSRLEPAMVSFMLHAALLDRFCGPLCAHVRHEVGPAELQNHADEFIGKLEENNMFVIPLDTEGIWFRFHHLFQDFLQAMVKRQYDAEQIVEMHKSAACWFEESGLTEEAIKHYLASGSTSEATRLVLKNRFKLLNDSQFERLSRWLGMLPETELENSPLLASTKALIGTDLGKNVDIHAFTMRARRVLENLPVEDESFPILEGEVLLLESVVDMVQDSIEESLVKARQAYKLLPENAGMARSMCLFAMVVCLHGKGETSQAVEVVRDALANPNYTSNILARICFCLCSVHYMNADLQSVMETAKQSLQIVQGMPLYHTQGYARCSLGIAHYIQNDLAAAQYELQKVIDFRHTANPTWATEAGFAMICVRLALGNDSQAEQSFMKIDSYCREGGHVRGADLCRAFEVEFLLRRGETLKALEKSREVNFDIRLPRYFFYIPQLTYCKCLIEKGTVAALDEASAMLSSMNERMTELRRSNVRIGVLILLAIVHDRKKADDLAGEFLLEAIKIAEPGKWVRIFIDESQRVESILLRLAPQLHESAFIKEIMSACDYKTAHMGADSERLISNHEQSLNNKLTKREMDFLPLLAEGLSNSDIADRLNISQLTVKTHLKNIFRKLEVKNRIEVLTKTRTIKLSRSN; from the coding sequence ATGAGCAGTGACTACATACTGTACACCAAGCTGCAACGCGTGCTGATCGGGGCGGATATTGTGGCGCGAGAGCGCTTGATTGATCTGCTTGAATCAGGGGTTGATCGTCCGCTGAGTTTGCTTTCAGCTCCTGCCGGGTATGGCAAGAGCACTTTGGCTAGTCAGTGGGTTGGTGACAGTGTGTATAATCATAGCTGGCTTTCCATGGATAGCGATCACAATGATTTTCATCTTTTTCTGAAGTACTTCATAGCAGCCATCAAACAGAATTTTCCTGAATCCGGGTTTCATATCGAAACGATGCTGGAGGCTGATCCGCTTCCGCCAGCCAAAGATCTGACTGCCTGTTTGCTCAACGATCTGCATTGGTTGCCCGAACGATTCATATATGTCCTGGATGATTTACATCGCACAAGTAATCCTTTGGTCCATGAGTTTCTTGCCAGTCTTCTTGAACACCCCTCACCTAAAATGCATTTGGTGGTGTTGACTCGAAAAGAGCCTCCTTTACCAATCGCCGCCATGCGAGGACTGGGACAGGTGACGGAAATTATTGGGGCTGATTTGCGATTCACTTCCAGCGAAGTCGTCGAGTTTTTGAATCTTATGCTCGGTAAGTCCGTTGAGGAGAAAGTTGCGGCTCTTCTTGAAGACAAGACAGAGGGATGGCCTGTTGGCTTGAGGTTGGTCGGCCTCTATCTGCAAGGCCAGGATCAACATGAAGCGTTGGTACGAGAGTTGAGTGGAAGTTCGAAATTTATCTCTGAATATTTGTTTGCCGAGATCACTTCTCGGCTGGAGCCAGCAATGGTTAGCTTCATGCTCCATGCGGCACTGTTGGATCGATTCTGCGGACCATTGTGTGCTCACGTTCGTCATGAAGTGGGGCCTGCTGAACTCCAAAATCATGCTGACGAGTTCATCGGTAAGTTGGAAGAAAATAATATGTTCGTCATTCCGCTGGATACCGAGGGCATCTGGTTTCGTTTCCACCACTTGTTTCAGGATTTTCTTCAGGCAATGGTCAAACGTCAATACGATGCCGAGCAGATAGTTGAAATGCATAAGAGCGCTGCCTGTTGGTTTGAGGAAAGTGGTCTTACCGAAGAGGCTATCAAGCATTATCTGGCCTCTGGCAGTACGTCTGAAGCAACTCGCTTGGTGCTTAAGAACCGTTTCAAATTGCTAAACGACTCCCAGTTTGAGCGGCTTAGTCGTTGGTTGGGCATGTTGCCGGAAACTGAACTGGAGAATTCGCCTCTCTTGGCCAGCACTAAAGCCTTGATTGGGACGGATCTTGGTAAGAATGTCGATATCCACGCTTTTACAATGAGGGCACGGCGGGTGCTGGAGAATCTTCCGGTGGAAGATGAATCGTTTCCCATTTTGGAAGGTGAGGTACTGTTACTTGAGAGTGTCGTGGATATGGTTCAAGACAGTATAGAAGAAAGTCTCGTCAAAGCCCGGCAAGCTTATAAATTACTACCAGAAAATGCAGGGATGGCGAGATCGATGTGTCTTTTCGCCATGGTTGTTTGCCTTCATGGGAAGGGGGAAACGTCACAGGCCGTCGAGGTGGTCCGTGACGCTCTGGCTAATCCGAATTATACGAGTAACATTCTAGCAAGAATTTGCTTTTGTCTTTGTTCTGTTCATTACATGAATGCAGATTTGCAAAGTGTCATGGAAACCGCAAAGCAAAGCTTGCAAATTGTGCAGGGAATGCCACTCTATCACACGCAGGGGTATGCTCGTTGCTCTCTCGGTATTGCCCATTACATCCAAAATGATCTTGCTGCTGCTCAGTACGAGTTGCAGAAGGTTATTGATTTCCGGCATACGGCGAATCCAACATGGGCAACAGAGGCGGGTTTTGCCATGATCTGTGTTCGGCTTGCTTTAGGCAATGACTCACAGGCTGAGCAGTCATTTATGAAAATTGATTCTTATTGTCGGGAAGGTGGCCATGTGAGAGGTGCTGACCTTTGTCGTGCCTTTGAAGTCGAGTTTCTTCTTCGCAGGGGTGAGACCCTGAAAGCATTGGAGAAATCACGTGAAGTGAATTTTGATATCCGTCTGCCTCGCTATTTCTTCTATATTCCGCAGTTGACATACTGCAAATGTCTCATCGAGAAGGGGACAGTCGCAGCTCTGGACGAGGCGAGTGCCATGCTCTCCTCTATGAACGAACGGATGACAGAGCTTCGCCGGAGCAATGTACGTATCGGAGTACTTATTTTGTTGGCTATCGTACATGACAGGAAGAAGGCGGATGACTTGGCAGGTGAGTTTCTTCTGGAAGCAATCAAGATAGCTGAGCCAGGGAAGTGGGTTCGGATCTTTATCGACGAAAGCCAACGGGTCGAATCTATCTTACTTAGGTTGGCACCTCAGTTACATGAGAGTGCATTTATTAAAGAGATTATGTCAGCATGCGATTATAAGACGGCACATATGGGAGCCGATTCGGAGCGCCTCATCTCCAATCATGAACAGTCTCTGAATAATAAATTGACCAAGCGAGAGATGGATTTTCTTCCCTTGCTGGCAGAGGGATTGAGTAATTCGGATATTGCAGATCGTCTCAATATTTCTCAACTGACTGTCAAAACCCATCTGAAGAATATCTTTAGAAAACTTGAGGTGAAGAACCGCATAGAAGTCCTCACCAAAACTCGCACTATCAAATTGTCGCGCAGCAATTAA
- a CDS encoding tyrosine-type recombinase/integrase: MKKGSNSNHPKQGSRITVDPIRKLRDVKAIKAILASKPRDLALFTLGINTNLRASDLLGITVGMVRDLEPGDELVLNEKKTGKERRITLNKTVITALRGYLDTVDFDNTAPLFQGQRSNGQALTVPSVNRLVKQWCEAINLKGNYGSHSLRKTWGYHQRVTHKVDIPVLMECFNHSSQRQTLAYLGIQPEEIKSVYENEL; encoded by the coding sequence ATGAAGAAAGGATCGAACTCAAATCACCCTAAACAGGGTTCTCGAATCACAGTTGACCCTATTCGCAAGCTACGAGATGTAAAGGCTATCAAAGCCATCCTTGCGAGTAAGCCACGAGACCTAGCTCTATTCACACTTGGGATCAATACTAACCTCCGCGCCTCAGACCTCTTGGGGATCACAGTCGGTATGGTCAGGGATCTTGAACCGGGTGATGAGCTTGTTCTGAATGAGAAAAAGACAGGTAAAGAACGGCGGATCACACTGAACAAAACGGTTATTACCGCCCTGCGTGGATATCTAGATACCGTCGACTTTGATAATACCGCCCCACTCTTCCAGGGACAGAGAAGTAATGGACAAGCATTGACTGTCCCATCAGTAAACCGGCTAGTGAAACAGTGGTGCGAGGCCATCAACCTAAAAGGTAATTATGGTAGTCATAGCCTTAGGAAAACATGGGGCTATCATCAGCGAGTTACTCATAAGGTTGATATCCCGGTGTTGATGGAATGTTTCAACCACTCGTCGCAGAGACAGACTCTGGCTTACTTGGGTATCCAGCCCGAGGAGATTAAGAGCGTTTATGAAAACGAACTGTAG
- a CDS encoding DUF3299 domain-containing protein, giving the protein MQILFSCRSSFFVIFLILFAVPALASAPTISWDELRPDTAIQFDDPIAQLSQEQLRDLRIIKRIRWLIANKKSAPDGVSAQEEKQLVKHLSDQGIDVDLLLSKREEIASNRRQTVGATNSGVIDTVIRIPGYVMPLDTDQPEVRDFLLVPWVAPCAHVPPPVANQVIHVTLEQSIAHRDRYDPIWIEGILRRNPSEHTLFLVDGISHIESAYSLEGRYVGNYSSQESNLLDQGVLLEKDSKLSWYERIQTRVTILFTKAMTAIRDGDSSGPVLFGLLLAFAYGALHTLGPGHGKAVVISYFVGHGGSLGRGIRMGGLIAVCHVLSAVVVVGLASFTIRQLTGHAPADYRVVRLASYAAIGAIGTYMLWCSIRDAWPKKRTVNLQPLQMHEHHCGCSACSSIPAQNDTPMGWLAVAAGSVPCTGAILVLLFGLSHNLLIPAILMVAMMSLGMAIAMSGIGVLAIVGRDYAERKVVTNDIMRKRFNHVLRIGAAAVVFLVGFGFFVLTLK; this is encoded by the coding sequence ATGCAAATATTATTTTCATGTCGAAGCTCTTTCTTCGTCATATTTCTGATTCTTTTTGCGGTTCCAGCTTTAGCTTCCGCACCAACCATTTCTTGGGATGAATTACGTCCGGATACTGCCATACAGTTTGATGACCCTATCGCCCAGCTTAGTCAGGAGCAGTTGCGAGACCTGCGTATCATTAAACGTATCCGTTGGCTGATTGCCAATAAGAAAAGTGCTCCTGATGGTGTGAGTGCGCAGGAAGAAAAACAGCTTGTCAAACACTTGAGTGATCAAGGTATTGATGTCGATTTGTTGCTGTCCAAGCGCGAGGAGATTGCTAGTAACCGCCGTCAAACGGTCGGAGCTACCAACTCGGGAGTTATCGATACTGTTATCCGTATTCCGGGCTATGTGATGCCTCTGGATACCGATCAGCCTGAAGTGCGTGACTTTCTTTTGGTCCCATGGGTGGCTCCCTGTGCCCACGTTCCCCCACCAGTTGCCAATCAGGTCATTCATGTCACTCTTGAGCAAAGTATAGCTCACCGTGATCGATATGATCCAATATGGATCGAAGGTATTTTACGTCGTAATCCAAGTGAGCACACGTTGTTTCTTGTGGACGGCATCAGCCATATTGAATCAGCTTATTCCCTTGAGGGGAGATATGTTGGAAATTATTCGTCACAAGAATCGAATCTGTTGGATCAGGGCGTATTACTAGAGAAGGATTCTAAGCTTTCTTGGTACGAGAGAATACAAACGCGGGTTACCATTCTTTTTACCAAAGCCATGACTGCCATACGCGACGGTGATTCTTCAGGGCCGGTCTTATTCGGCCTGCTGCTCGCCTTTGCCTATGGAGCACTGCACACCCTAGGCCCGGGGCATGGTAAGGCGGTTGTTATTTCATATTTTGTTGGACATGGCGGGAGCCTTGGCCGAGGCATTCGCATGGGGGGACTCATAGCTGTTTGTCATGTCCTTTCGGCAGTTGTTGTCGTAGGCTTGGCCAGTTTTACCATTCGACAATTAACCGGACATGCACCAGCTGATTACAGGGTTGTCAGGCTTGCAAGTTATGCCGCAATCGGGGCGATTGGTACGTATATGCTATGGTGTTCAATTCGCGATGCATGGCCCAAGAAACGAACCGTCAACTTGCAGCCACTCCAGATGCATGAACATCACTGTGGCTGTAGTGCCTGTAGTTCCATTCCAGCACAAAACGATACACCAATGGGCTGGCTGGCTGTGGCAGCTGGCTCGGTTCCCTGTACCGGAGCAATTCTTGTTTTACTGTTCGGCCTTTCTCACAACCTTCTGATCCCGGCAATCTTGATGGTCGCGATGATGTCACTCGGCATGGCGATTGCCATGTCTGGTATTGGTGTTCTAGCTATTGTGGGACGAGATTATGCTGAGCGAAAGGTCGTTACAAATGATATTATGCGAAAACGTTTCAACCACGTGCTTCGAATTGGCGCTGCGGCCGTGGTGTTTCTTGTCGGCTTCGGCTTTTTTGTCCTGACCTTGAAGTAA
- a CDS encoding AAA family ATPase, producing MRIDFIELKNFRRLTSARIDFAQKTTLFVGANNSGKTSAIQALKRFLYKRGGFELNDIPLQYWQAIDEIGEAYVKDEDRAYVKEWRNVLPSLDVWLSVKKKEIYRVIHLVPSLDWTPKDKIGVRLQLEPKTKDEDKIKHNLQEDFVIEKKNASDRLKDCKDKPDGFSLWPSSLTNFLERYLNKYFTLHVYLLDPSKIENPENAVAKPQELVEGAEAILWPFQGLIQFDDIDAQRGFSDSTTGGEKEGDAGHSLGGHKNILSKQLRTYFDKHLDPETMPSEQDIQALGAIHQAQHIFDERLRECFADPLKELEELGYPGVSNPRINISSSINLQDSLNHTSAVRYDAAPPEEKGARSKHLLPEGCNGLGYQNLISMVFQLASFRDNWLQVGKAVHKDSESKGTSSPAPLHLVFVEEPEAHLHAQVQKVFIDKAYGVLRNDVALREGTTLSTQLIVSTHSSHVAHATPFDCMRYFRRTQAVEGKTVPNSEVVNLSKVFEPEDDTAQFVSRYLKATHADLFFADGAIFVEGTAERMLVPHFIQSKADLRDLSCCYVTLLEVGGSHMQRWMNLIEILGVNSLIITDLDSAELVYNEKTNKTVKKSRQPLLDHYYVTTNDFLQKILPAEELVDTLLKMDDNKNIKNYKNFSLRVAYQHKVNVALDKENSGDAYPYTFEDALALENIELFKKIQGNGLVRKFAKAVNSSLTVSELSSELYGAIKKTNGGKANFALDMLYSVEPEKLNPPSYIYGGLLWLQDKLVNKRKEVVKSEGMGKAKGKAEGEK from the coding sequence ATGCGCATTGACTTTATTGAACTCAAGAATTTTCGCAGATTGACAAGTGCCCGAATTGATTTTGCTCAAAAGACAACTTTGTTTGTAGGAGCCAATAATAGCGGTAAAACCTCCGCCATTCAGGCGTTGAAACGTTTCTTGTACAAACGAGGAGGGTTTGAGCTAAATGATATTCCTCTTCAGTATTGGCAGGCGATAGACGAAATCGGTGAAGCTTATGTAAAGGACGAGGATAGAGCCTATGTCAAAGAGTGGAGGAATGTACTCCCCTCGCTTGATGTCTGGCTATCTGTGAAGAAGAAAGAGATTTATCGTGTGATTCATTTAGTCCCATCTTTAGATTGGACACCTAAAGATAAAATTGGCGTGCGCCTCCAGTTGGAGCCAAAGACTAAAGATGAGGATAAGATTAAGCATAATTTGCAAGAAGATTTTGTTATAGAGAAAAAAAATGCATCAGACCGTCTGAAAGATTGCAAAGATAAACCCGATGGCTTTTCTCTGTGGCCTTCTTCTTTGACAAACTTTCTTGAACGATACTTAAATAAGTATTTTACACTACATGTATACCTACTTGATCCTTCCAAAATTGAAAATCCAGAAAATGCTGTGGCGAAGCCCCAAGAATTAGTTGAAGGGGCTGAAGCCATTCTCTGGCCGTTTCAAGGTCTTATCCAATTTGATGACATTGATGCACAACGAGGTTTTAGCGATAGTACTACTGGAGGGGAGAAGGAGGGTGATGCCGGGCACTCTTTAGGGGGACATAAAAACATACTCTCCAAGCAATTACGGACATATTTCGACAAACACCTAGACCCAGAGACCATGCCAAGCGAGCAAGATATCCAAGCTTTGGGAGCCATTCATCAGGCGCAACACATATTCGATGAGCGACTAAGAGAATGCTTTGCCGATCCCCTTAAAGAACTTGAAGAACTTGGCTATCCAGGTGTGTCCAACCCTCGGATTAATATCTCCAGTTCGATCAACCTTCAAGATAGCCTCAATCACACATCAGCAGTACGTTACGATGCCGCCCCACCAGAAGAAAAGGGTGCGCGATCGAAACATCTCTTGCCGGAAGGATGCAATGGCCTTGGTTATCAAAACTTGATCTCCATGGTGTTCCAATTGGCTAGCTTCCGCGACAATTGGTTGCAAGTTGGAAAAGCTGTTCATAAGGACTCGGAATCAAAAGGAACAAGCTCTCCTGCTCCTTTACACCTTGTTTTCGTCGAGGAGCCAGAAGCGCACCTTCACGCTCAGGTCCAAAAGGTGTTTATTGACAAAGCATATGGAGTGTTACGCAACGATGTCGCCCTTCGAGAGGGGACCACTTTATCAACACAGTTGATAGTTAGCACCCACTCCAGCCATGTGGCCCATGCTACTCCTTTTGACTGCATGCGATATTTTCGACGAACCCAGGCGGTAGAAGGAAAAACAGTTCCCAACTCAGAGGTCGTTAACCTCTCCAAAGTTTTCGAACCCGAAGATGATACGGCACAGTTCGTTTCTCGCTATCTCAAAGCGACACATGCTGATTTGTTTTTTGCGGATGGTGCCATTTTTGTTGAGGGAACTGCCGAACGAATGCTTGTGCCACATTTTATCCAGTCCAAGGCCGACTTACGTGACCTTAGTTGTTGCTATGTTACGTTGCTTGAGGTTGGCGGTAGCCATATGCAACGCTGGATGAACTTAATTGAAATCCTTGGGGTTAATTCATTAATCATCACCGATTTAGACTCAGCAGAACTTGTATACAACGAAAAAACTAATAAAACTGTTAAGAAATCAAGGCAGCCACTTCTTGACCATTACTATGTGACCACCAATGACTTTTTGCAAAAAATACTTCCAGCTGAAGAGCTTGTAGATACTCTGCTCAAGATGGATGATAATAAAAACATTAAGAATTACAAAAACTTTTCTCTAAGAGTGGCGTATCAACATAAAGTCAATGTAGCTCTTGATAAGGAAAACTCTGGAGACGCTTACCCATATACATTTGAAGATGCATTGGCGCTTGAAAACATAGAGCTTTTCAAAAAAATTCAAGGGAATGGACTTGTTCGCAAATTTGCCAAAGCCGTTAATTCTTCCTTAACAGTCAGCGAACTGTCCAGCGAGCTATATGGTGCGATTAAAAAAACTAATGGGGGAAAGGCTAATTTCGCATTAGATATGCTCTATAGCGTTGAGCCTGAAAAACTCAATCCTCCTAGTTACATATATGGAGGCCTGCTATGGCTACAAGACAAGTTGGTAAACAAACGCAAGGAAGTGGTTAAATCTGAGGGGATGGGAAAGGCCAAGGGCAAAGCCGAGGGTGAAAAATGA
- a CDS encoding UvrD-helicase domain-containing protein: protein MNISTAELDNTRDDHVDDEIEECLLADPPRSFFLFAGAGSGKTRSLKEALERLAVIKGDNFRLTGQHVGVITFTNKAVDEIKHRVRYNELFQISTIHSFAWSLIESLTRDIRTWLENALSKDIGELEAKESKGRAGTKASAERLVKIASKTKRLSSLPDIKKFTYNPNGDNTEKDSLNHSEVIKIASEFLHNKPLMREMFVSHFPILLIDESQDTHKELMAALLDIQEQMGERFAMGVIGDMMQRIYFQGQKDLNIKTIPSDWATPAKVMNHRSQERIVDFINLIRKAEDTQEQIPRSEKANGHVRLFVLPATTSNKLAAEDNIYHRMAEITHDEKWVGPKQDVKTLTLIHRMAAERLGFDEMWEPLDKIKKYTTSLRDGSLPSIRFFSRIILPLSQADKAGDPFGVMKVVRKESPLLDAKLLKDIGSKQDGQLKKVKQLTQKFLDLWSENDDPSFLQVLHKVVETGLFLVPDELTPFVQSSELPDDPKDKPSPETLAWRTVLGTSFSQIEMYDQYVNGTAPFDTHQGVKGLEFPRVCVIMDDSNTRWRQFSYEALFGVKESSTIEATRKLFYVTCSRAEESLALIAYTSNPDKVKSYATESGWFTEEEVLLL, encoded by the coding sequence ATGAATATATCCACTGCAGAACTCGATAACACTCGTGATGACCACGTTGATGATGAAATCGAAGAATGCCTTCTCGCTGATCCCCCAAGAAGTTTTTTTCTTTTTGCCGGAGCAGGCTCAGGCAAAACTCGCTCATTAAAAGAAGCATTGGAGCGACTGGCTGTTATAAAAGGGGACAATTTTCGCCTAACAGGCCAGCACGTCGGCGTCATCACCTTCACTAATAAGGCTGTGGACGAGATCAAGCACAGAGTTCGTTATAACGAGTTGTTTCAAATTTCCACAATCCATAGCTTTGCGTGGTCATTAATTGAAAGCCTCACAAGGGACATACGGACATGGCTTGAGAATGCTCTTAGTAAGGATATCGGGGAACTGGAAGCAAAGGAAAGCAAAGGCCGAGCAGGGACTAAGGCCTCCGCAGAACGATTGGTAAAGATCGCATCAAAAACAAAACGTCTTAGCAGCCTCCCTGATATTAAAAAATTTACATACAACCCCAACGGTGACAACACTGAAAAGGACTCGCTTAACCACAGCGAAGTTATAAAAATTGCTTCTGAATTCCTACACAATAAGCCTCTCATGCGTGAGATGTTCGTCAGCCATTTTCCCATCCTTCTCATTGACGAAAGCCAGGATACACATAAAGAGCTTATGGCGGCGCTGTTAGATATCCAAGAACAGATGGGTGAGCGTTTCGCTATGGGGGTTATTGGTGACATGATGCAGCGTATTTATTTCCAAGGGCAGAAAGATCTAAATATCAAAACGATACCATCTGACTGGGCCACTCCAGCCAAAGTGATGAACCACAGGAGTCAAGAACGAATCGTTGATTTTATTAATTTGATTCGAAAGGCTGAGGATACCCAAGAGCAAATCCCACGATCTGAAAAAGCTAACGGTCACGTTCGCCTGTTCGTCCTTCCTGCAACGACAAGCAATAAGCTCGCTGCTGAGGACAATATTTACCATCGAATGGCTGAAATAACCCATGACGAAAAGTGGGTAGGCCCTAAGCAGGATGTAAAAACTCTGACTTTAATACACCGTATGGCTGCGGAGCGCCTTGGTTTTGATGAAATGTGGGAGCCATTGGATAAAATCAAAAAGTATACCACAAGTCTTCGTGATGGCTCTCTTCCATCCATCCGATTCTTTTCACGCATAATTCTGCCACTATCTCAAGCTGACAAGGCTGGCGATCCATTCGGCGTGATGAAGGTTGTACGAAAAGAGTCGCCTTTATTGGATGCTAAACTCCTAAAAGATATAGGGAGTAAACAGGATGGACAATTAAAGAAAGTAAAACAACTGACACAGAAATTTCTTGATCTGTGGTCAGAAAATGATGATCCAAGCTTTTTACAAGTATTGCACAAAGTGGTTGAAACAGGGTTGTTTCTCGTCCCAGATGAATTAACTCCTTTTGTGCAATCTAGTGAGCTGCCAGACGATCCAAAAGATAAACCTAGCCCGGAGACTCTAGCGTGGCGAACTGTACTTGGTACGTCATTTTCTCAGATAGAGATGTATGACCAATATGTGAACGGGACCGCTCCTTTTGATACTCATCAAGGTGTAAAGGGATTGGAATTTCCGCGAGTTTGCGTAATTATGGATGACTCTAACACTAGATGGCGACAGTTTAGCTATGAAGCGCTTTTTGGCGTCAAAGAAAGCTCTACAATAGAGGCGACTAGAAAACTATTCTACGTAACATGCAGCAGAGCTGAAGAGAGTCTTGCGTTAATTGCATACACCTCAAACCCAGACAAAGTTAAGTCTTATGCCACTGAATCAGGTTGGTTTACTGAAGAAGAAGTTCTGCTTCTTTAA
- a CDS encoding amidohydrolase family protein — MKALIASFFLVLAFCTMGFAAGEQPANESVVLIKNVNIFDGTSTKLSPGQSVLIKGNTIEAVGKEIPVPSGAQVIDGGGRTLTPGFIDAHTHLQWNLSVQEHMNSPLDYQGAIALVDAKNTLMRGFTTIRDVAGSVFGVKRAIDEGYFLGPRIYSSGAAIGMTTGHGDFRSEHTLPRQMGGPGETPLEKAGLTILADGVDEVLVAARMQFRKGAHFLKTFTGGAVSGMYDPLDIMEYSFEEIKAMADEAKRWNTYLAVHTYTDAATQAAIKAGAKTLEHCNLITAETVKMAVKNDCYISAQTGVYLSPAPDSFTAAQRERQQQAAQGLDNLMKLCKKYKAKVLFGADMVGSLENKRLHLTEFTNRTKWFSNAEILQQATSLNGEVLALSGPRNPYPGKLGVIEKGALADILLINGNPLEDISILLKPEENLALIMKDGKIYKNMID; from the coding sequence ATGAAAGCACTCATAGCGTCATTCTTTTTGGTTTTAGCCTTTTGCACAATGGGTTTTGCTGCTGGTGAGCAACCAGCTAATGAGAGCGTTGTCCTCATCAAGAATGTCAATATATTTGATGGAACAAGTACAAAACTATCGCCTGGTCAATCAGTCTTAATCAAAGGCAACACCATTGAGGCAGTTGGTAAAGAAATACCAGTGCCGAGTGGGGCGCAGGTTATCGATGGCGGCGGGAGAACTCTTACTCCCGGTTTTATTGACGCTCATACCCATTTGCAATGGAATTTGAGTGTTCAGGAGCATATGAATTCTCCGTTGGATTATCAGGGAGCAATTGCTCTTGTTGATGCCAAGAACACATTGATGCGTGGATTTACAACTATCAGGGATGTTGCAGGTTCCGTATTCGGTGTAAAAAGAGCCATTGATGAAGGTTATTTTCTCGGACCACGCATCTATTCGAGCGGCGCTGCCATCGGCATGACTACCGGGCACGGTGATTTCAGATCTGAACACACACTGCCCCGACAAATGGGTGGTCCAGGAGAGACCCCCCTTGAAAAGGCCGGACTGACCATCCTTGCCGATGGCGTTGATGAAGTGCTGGTCGCTGCCCGTATGCAATTCCGTAAAGGGGCGCACTTTTTAAAGACTTTTACCGGTGGTGCCGTCTCGGGCATGTATGATCCCCTTGATATCATGGAGTATTCCTTTGAGGAGATCAAAGCTATGGCCGATGAAGCCAAGCGGTGGAACACTTATCTTGCCGTTCACACCTATACGGATGCAGCAACTCAGGCGGCTATCAAGGCAGGTGCAAAAACCCTTGAACATTGTAATTTGATCACTGCTGAAACAGTGAAAATGGCAGTGAAGAACGATTGCTATATCAGTGCTCAGACTGGAGTTTATCTCAGCCCCGCGCCAGACAGTTTTACAGCTGCTCAGAGAGAGCGACAGCAGCAAGCGGCTCAGGGACTGGATAACCTCATGAAGCTTTGCAAGAAATACAAAGCCAAGGTGCTGTTTGGTGCCGATATGGTGGGATCACTTGAGAACAAACGATTGCATCTGACAGAGTTCACCAACCGTACCAAGTGGTTTTCGAATGCTGAAATTCTCCAGCAGGCGACCTCTCTGAATGGCGAAGTGTTAGCTCTCAGCGGCCCCCGAAACCCCTATCCCGGTAAGCTCGGTGTTATCGAAAAGGGCGCTCTTGCTGATATCCTTTTGATTAACGGTAATCCTCTTGAGGATATCTCAATCTTGCTTAAGCCGGAGGAAAATCTTGCTCTGATCATGAAGGATGGCAAAATATACAAGAACATGATCGACTAA